A DNA window from Zingiber officinale cultivar Zhangliang chromosome 3A, Zo_v1.1, whole genome shotgun sequence contains the following coding sequences:
- the LOC122050694 gene encoding uncharacterized protein LOC122050694, whose product MEESSLPRDSKKGKAIVLREEPRGKPDEQVSSLRALEEKLPKGYKPPTIGEYDVSKDLEDHLRKFRNAILLHQYSDAIKCRVFLNTLSGSAQKWFDGLPIGSIICFHDFKIVFLCHFTNSRKYQKIDHCLFVLKEGSAEPLRSYIKRFNQVAQDIPSTTFEILISVFSHGLVEGEFFRDLIQDPMKNFDEMLGKAASYINVEEAQVARQKADKAPTPANKLEKRPPQPPAQPLPHARDARLPFPPGQDPRPAQCVAAVQAPRPRPWGLCCYTYHRSHTHARSDCFQFARDSQRTAELGLPPPEIVPKIKQRILAGQHPMAGQSGRPLPIMQDKEISSPVVTRSLGKPGKRRTRETRPSVRLV is encoded by the coding sequence ATGGAGGAAAGCTCCTTGCCTCGGGACTCAAAGAAGGGAAAAGCTATAGTCCTCAGGGAGGAGCCCCGAGGGAAACCCGATGAGCAAGTGTCCTCTCTAAGGGCACTAGAGGAGAAGCTACCGAAGGGGTACAAGCCCCCGACCATTGGAGAGTACGATGTCAGTAAGGATCTGGAGGATCATCTCCGTAAGTTCCGGAACGCTATTTTGTTGCATCAATACAGTGACGCTATTAAGTGCCGAGTGTTCTTGAATACTCTATCTGGCTCGGCACAGAAATGGTTTGATGGATTGCCGATCGGGTCCATCATCTGTTTTCATGATTTTAAGATTGTCTTCCTATGCCACTTCACCAACAGCAGGAAGTACCAAAAGATAGACCACTGTCTCTTCGTCCTCAAGGAAGGGTCAGCCGAGCCCTTGAGGAGCTATatcaaacgcttcaaccaggtggcccagGACATCCCATCCACTACCTTTGAAATACTAATAAGTGTCTTCTCTCATGGACTTGTTGAGGGGGAGTTCTTTCGAGATCTCATTCAAGACCCTATGAAGAACTTCGATGAGATGCTCGGGAAGGCCGCTAGCTATATCAACGTAGAAGAGGCTCAGGTGGCTCGACAGAAGGCGGACAAGGCGCCTACTCCCGCCAACAAACTAGAGAAGAGGCCACCTCAACCACCAGCTCAGCCTCTTCCACACGCCCGGGATGCCCGACTACCCTTCCCTCCTGGTCAGGATCCTAGGCCGGCCCAATGTGTGGCAGCTGTCCAAGCCCCAAGGCCTAGACCATGGGGGCTGTGTTGCTACACTTACCATAGGTCTCACACCCATGCCAGAAGTGATTGCTTCCAATTCGCCCGAGACTCTCAGCGCACAGCTGAGCTGGGCCTGCCTCCACCTGAGATCGTGCCCAAGATTAAGCAGAGGATATTGGCTGGCCAACATCCCATGGCAGGTCAGTCTGGTAGACCCTTACCGATAATGCAGGACAAGGAAATCAGTAGCCCGGTCGTAACCAGGAGCCTGGGAAAGCCCGGGAAGAGGAGAACAAGGGAAACACGACCATCCGTGAGATTGGTATGA